The genomic interval AAGCCGCTGACATTATAGCAGGTTTTTGGGGGGAATGGTCATGTTTGTCGTGTCTGCTGGTGAATCAACAGGGGATGCTATCGCAGTGGTCCATCTACCTGAGCCACCTCTCATTTGGTCCCTGATGACATGTCTTGATGGACATGATAACACACATTAAGACGGGCACTCTCTAATTTGATCTCCCTGTGAAGCCAGACAGCCTTCTCTATCCCCCCCACCATCCATCCTGAAGCCAAAGGAGACAAAGTGATGTCATCGACTGGCCCCAGCCAGGATTCCAGTTAGGTTTCGATTCTGGAAAATCTTGGCTCATCTCATGATTATTTACACTGATTGCTTCCTTGTAGCCTATGAAAAAGAAGCCTAAGTAAGACCTAATGAGTTGCCTACATGTTGGGATGTAACTGACTTAGTTCACTCTGCTCCCCAAGTGTATAAATTTCAGTATGGCTTGCATAACCGATATTGGTTCCATGTGGCATCCTTCTTGGAGGTTTAGATTATTGCCTTAGATAGCTGCAGTAATTACTGTATCAACTGTTTATAGAGCTCCTAGACATTTTACCGAACACCAGGAAATCTGTGAATCATTTTCTACTTCACCAGCAGTGTATGAAAGTGTCTTTGGTTGCCTTCAGGAAGAATGAGACTAGCTAATACCATAGACCAAATATTAGAACTTGAACGGTTCCTTTCTAAATTATTTCCCCATCTGCTTATTAAGTGCTTCTCTGTAGCCATATACCAAGTATACCTTGTGGTAGGTATTTTCACACTTTCTTAATTtgaaagatacatatatatatatatatatatatatatatatatatatatttttgtctcAGAATTTTGAGAATTGAAGGTTAAgatttcaggggctggagaaatggctcaattgtctttcagaggacctggttttaGTCCCGCCACCCATGTGCCCATATGGTGGCCCACATGCTTGTAGTTCCAATTTCTAGGTTTCTGATGAGACCCGTACTGGTGCAATGCACATATACTAAACATACACAATTaattaatcccaacatttgggaggcagaagcaggtggatctctttgagttcaagtccaggacagccagagctttacatagagaaactctgtcttgaaacccCCTTCCCATACCCAAAAAAGAATCCAGTTGGTAAGAAGGTTCTGATGGTCTGGcccactactctctctctctacctttcaaAGGACAGGTTGCCTTCCAAGCAATTTAAGTGGTCTAGGCATGGTTGAAGAGGTTTCTCAGTGGTTAAGTCTTTGTTGGTGGTCTTGCAGATGGCCTATGTGACCCATAAAGTGACCCTCAACTATATAATCAGTTCTGGGTGtatggtacacatacaaacatgtaggAAAACCATTCATAATTCTTaatctttattgatttttaaaaaattttattttattattgtgtttGCCTctaatgcatgtatgtatgtactatcTGCATACTTGGAGAAACTGGAGTTGTGGGTTTTGGGACTGaaacccaggttctctagaagaacagccagtgctcttaatggttCTCTCCAGCCTTAAAAATCTGTACAagaagggttggggtggggggagtcttgATGCAATTCTGCTAAAGAGTGGTTCTTAGGATTCCACTCCTAAGATACTATACTGGTCAGAAAAGTCTTCCTAGACCAACCACCTGTGTGTACTTAGGTGGATGGCTTGCACCTCCCTCAATATAATATGGCTCTGGTGGCTTTCTCTTCCCATAGGGCATTTGCAGGAGCCACTGTTCATGACTTCTTCAACTGGCTCTCTGTGTTCGTGCTCTTGCCTCTGGAGGCTGCCACCCATTACCTGGAGATCCTGACCAACCTTGTGTTAGAAACCTTCAAGTTCCAGAATGGAGAAGATGCCCCAGACATTCTGAAAGTCATCACAGACCCCTTCACAAAGCTCATCATCCAGGTAATGGCTATGTTAGTACAGCTCACATCTCAATGAGCCTAAAGAGGCCAGGGAGCAGGACATAAGCCATAGGAGGCAGAAGTTAAGGATATTTGTGTCACTTGTATTTCTTTAACATAGGCTGGTTTACCCTATTAGGAGTGGGGGATAATTGGGTGAGGTTAGGGGTACTTCTGAGAGATAATCAGTGAGCATTTGTGCCCGCATATTTTCCATTGTCATAACAGTTTATTGATGGTTACTCCCCTTTCCCAGCTGAGGTCATTCATGCCTGCTGATCCTTGGTGTCTGTCCTAGATGTGAACAGAAAGGGCCAGCCAGGACTTGAACTTAAACTGTAGGTCTCTACAACCTGCTGGCTATCAGTACCCTTACAGTTTTGCTCTGAGTGTCTGCCAGTTTCTagggcagtgattctcaaccttcctaatgctgtgaccctttattaCACTTCCTCATGTGGTGATGACCCCCAATCATAAGAttattgttgctatttcataactgtaattttgctactattatgaatctgaatgtaaatatctgtttccgGTGCTTGTGAAAGGTGTTGAGAACCATAGGTTGAAAGCCACCAGCTCTAGAAGATAATGCTGTTCTTGGTGGGAGGGTATAGATCTTTACATATAGGGTGTGTCCAGTGGCTCACATTCACAGCACCCAAAATATCCAAGGCCCGCTGACAGCAACCACTCTGAGGATTTTCTGACCCGTGCTCCTCTATTTTTCCCCTCAGCTGGATAAAAAGGTCATCCAACAAATCGCAATGGGTGACTCAGCGGCCCAGAACAAGAGCCTGATCAAGATCTGGTGTAAAAGTATAACCAATGTGGTAAGTGTCAAAGTGATGGATGAGTATGTATGTCAACCAAAGGGTTCAAAGGCAGCAAATCAGAAGtcagaaagggagaaaaattaGGCAACTGGGAGTTCTATCTGCCCTCTGCCTTTCAAGGAGATAGACACCTTTGCATCACTGTTAAGATGCCCGCTCCTTGACGTGGTATAATGCTTGAATATCTCATGGAAGGATGACTCTTGCCTTTTGCTTTGGAGACCGTGATCTCTGTCCCACAACACAAATGTAGGCAGCAGGGGCATCTCACCTTCCAGGCTGTTTCTGAGGAGGCACACATGGCTTGCACTAGGAACTTGCCCAACCTGCTGTGCAGTGTGGGTGCAACTCACTCTTAATTCTGGggtgtagtatgtgtgtgcatgcatgcatgtgatgctAAAAGCTggtgataaaataaaatgaaacagatTTTATTTGTCCCCATGGTTCCAAGAGATTTTTCAAAAATCTTTGAAGGGAAAGAAAACACCCTATGATTTAGCCACCATACAGATCCAAGGATAATGTCCCATTTGGTCCCCACCTTTGTTATTTCCCCACCATGGACGCACCTTATGTTTGTCATTGTCATTTAGACTGAGATGAATGTCACCGTCCCCTCGACTGATAACTGCACCTCTCCTTCATATTGCTGGACTGATGGCATACAGACCTGGACCATCCAGAACGTTACCCAaaaggagaacattgctaaatgTGAGTGGGAATTAACTGGCTGGCTAGCTGGGTGGGTAGTCTAGGAATCTGACCAGTGTGCAGCCCAGTGATTACAGGAACAAAGGGAAGACAATGCTGGGCCTTCTGGTGACTCCATGCCACCTGAAGAGCTTTTGATAGGGATTCTACAGTGCTCCCTTGGTGTGCCTTTGGATCCCTTAGTCAATAAGTCAGGGGTAATTGATGGCTGGTTTGATTATATGGTCTGTCCACTTAATGCATCTCTTCTGATCAAGGCACTGAGCCCACCTGATACTCCCATATTTTAGGAAACCTTTCATCCTTTCAAGCCTTCCTGaatcccactttctcctctatcataCTACCACGTTTTGGTGTGATTATCCCTGCAGAATCAGGCAAACTTGTCATCACTGATGCCCTAATTGCTATCTGTCAGTAGAACTATGATTTTCAGGATTTGTCACAAGGGATACATAAGAAGGACTTTGGTAACAATCACCAGGGCCTGCCCAGGACAAGCTGAGTGATTTAAGGAACACTCCACTTTCCAGTCTCAAGAGTCCGGTCTGGTGGTGCCTGCTTTTAAGTCATAGGAGGTAGAGATAGGAGAGAAGATCAAGCTAGTTAGTCATCCTGTTGGAGATCTGGGCTATAAGCagatcttttctcaaaaaaatagaTGCTGGAGATGCAtcaacgcaaaaaaaaaaaaaaaaaaaaaaaaaaaaaaagatcttatcatacagatctttcacttccttagttagagtcacgccgagatattttatattatttgtgactattgagaagggtgttgtttccctaatttctttctcagcctgtttactctttgtgcagagaaaggccattgacttgtttgagttaattttatatccagctacttcaccaaagctgtttatcaggtttaggagttctctggtggaatttttagggtcacttatatatactatcatatcatctgcaaaaagtgatattttgacttctttctttccaatttgtatccccttgatcgttttttgttgtccaattgctctggctaatacttcaagtactatgttgaagaggtagggagagagtgggcagccttgtctagtccctgattttagtgggattgcttcgagtttctctccatttactttgatgttggctactggtttgctgtagattgcttttatcatgtttaggtatgggccttgaattcctgatctttccaagactttttttcatgaatgggtgttggattttgtcgaatgccTTCTccgcgtctaaggagatgatcatgtagtttttgtctttgagtttgtttatataatgggttatgttgatggatttccgtatattaaaccatccctgcatccctggaataaagcctacttggtcaggatggaggcccattggacatgcaaactttatatgccccagtacaggggaatgccagggccaaaaagtgggagtgggtgggtgggggagtagggaggagggtatggaggacttttgggatagcattggaaatgtaaatgaggaaaatacctaataaaaatattttttaaaaaagatgctcAGTAGTAAACTCACATGCTCATGCAAAGAACTGCAGTTCCTACATCAGGTGGCTTACACGTAATGTACGTCTAGGGAATTCTGACTTCTGGTATACCCAGGTACCTGGCATAGGCACAGGTGCACgcgcactcatgcacatacatacacacacacaggtgcgcACACAgacaaatgtgcacacatacacaatcttttaaaggttttctttttaaagttagcaAACAACAGTGTGTCAAGGCAAACTGCAAAGGATACCATTAGCCTGAGTCTCCATGTCTAGCTGCCAGGCAAGATTGTATCCACAAGAAAGGAGGAGTAGATAGCAATCTGGACAGGGTGGGCCCTGACTTCCTGACCAGCCTGTTTGTGTGTCTCTTCAGGTCAGCACATCTTCGTGAACTTCAGTCTCCCAGACCTTGCTGTGGGCATCATCTTGCTTACTGTCTCCCTGGTGGTCCTCTGTGGCTGTCTGATCATGATAGTCAAGCTGTTGGGTTCTGTGCTCAGGGGACAAGTCGCTACTGTCATCAAGAAGACCCTGAATACTGGTAGGCCCAATACTTGAACCCTGTTCTGGGCTTTGGGGATGGTCTTGTGTGTGGCCCTGAACATAGGCATCTCAGGGTTGTCAGAAGAAGGACCCCTGTGCTTGGATGTTTGTCAGAACCATGGGCCCAATTCCATGCAGAGAGTACAGGGGTGAGTTCATAGCTCATCCCTGAGTGTGCTGTGATGCCAGACCAGGATAAGGAGGAGGGGATGTACTTCTAGATCCATGGTCTTGCTCTCAACCGTATCCTTGGTTTATGTGAACTTGGCAGGATGATGCAGATTAGAAAAGTTACCTGGTAATTTCAGGTCATATGTGGGGTTGTAACCCTTCACTCATCCTAGCCAGCAGTCCCTGGGACTCATGGCATgccttctttctttgtcttccagatttcccctttccctttgctTGGCTGACTGGCTACCTGGCCATCCTTGTGGGGGCAGGCATGACCTTCATCGTGCAAAGCAGCTCTGTGTTCACGTCTGCCATGACTCCACTCATCGGTGAGTGAGGTTTTGTCCCTGGCTTCTCAGTCAGATCACCATTACCTCTTCCCATGGTTACTTGGGCTCATGCCGTGTGTTCTATGCTTTCCCAACAGGTATTGGGGTGATCAGCATTGAGAGGGCATATCCACTCACGTTGGGCTCCAACATtggcaccaccaccaccgccattCTGGCTGCTTTAGCCAGCCCAGGCAACACCTTGAGGAGTTCTCTCCAGGTCAGCAACTGCTACCGGGCTCTGGGTGGGATAGAACCTGTCtgtgctttggttttggtttaagtCAGAATTTCATAAAACCCATGCTGGCCCCAAATTCATAAGGAACGGCCTTGAGAGGTCCTGCCTCCTCTGTGCTGGGAATGGATGCACGCCACGGCCATACCTGGTATATAGACTATTTTCTAGTGAGAGCCATGCACTCTCTTCTATCCATAAGCTACTGGGAGAAACCACATGGAGCTATGTATGAGGACAGTCAAACCTATGGGTTCCTAAGAGGTGGGCGTGTAAAACATCTACGCTGCTGAGACAATAGGCCCAGGTATGGTGAAGCAGCAGGCAAACCCGTATCAGATGACACCTTCCGGACCTGAAAGCTGAGCTCTTCAGTGGGGTTACTTCCTTCTTCCCCTGATCTCCAGACAGTAAAGTGATGGGTGTTCACAGAATATAATGCTCTGCACAAGCTCAACTATACACAAGACCTGGAGTGACTCTTACTTCTTCCCACCCTCTGTTTCAGATTGCCCTGTGCCATTTCTTCTTCAACATCTCTGGAATATTGCTTTGGTACCCAATCCCATTCACCCGTCTGCCCATCCGTCTGGCTAAAGGCCTAGGCAACATCTCTGCCAAGTATCGCTGGTTCGCAGTCTTCTatctcatcttcttcttctttgtgacCCCGCTGACAGTGTTTGGCCTGTCTCTGGCAGGCTGGCCAGTGCTGGTGGGCGTGGGCGTACCCATcatcctgctgctgctcctggttCTGTGCCTCCGGATGCTGCAGTTCCGCTGCCCTCGCATCTTGCCCCTGAAGCTCCGGGACTGGAATTTCCTACCCTTGTGGATGCACTCTCTGAAACCCTGGGACAACGTCATCTCCCTGGCCACCACCTGCTTCCAGAGgcgttgctgctgctgttgccgcGTGTGCTGCCGTGTCTGCTGCATGGTGTGCGGCTGCAAGTGCTGTCGCTGCAGCAAGTGCTGCAGGGaccagggagaggaagaggaggagaaggagcaggataTCCCGGTCAAGGCTTCTGGGGCCTTTGACAATGCAGCTATGAGCAAAGAGTGCCAAGATGAGGGCAAGGGCCAAGTGGAAGTTCTGAGCATGAAGGCCCTGTCCAACACTACAGTGTTCTAGGGGCACCTAGGAGTCAGGGGTGAGGAGGACCTCAGGTCCCATGGGATCCACCCCTTCCGTAAGCGTCTCCAGCTACCTCGCTAGGATTTCTGATGAGGAAGAATAACACCAACTCTAGCTCTCCTACCACCAGAGTAACAGTCTGTAGTTGAATTGGACTTAtcttctctgcttctcaagtgcctCCCTCTTagaagacaatacagagaggCCTCAGATGACTTCATCCACCTCTGGCTTTCAAAGCCAATCCTCACCCAAAGGTCAAGTCTTAAGGGAGGCATTAGGGAAGGTTCTGGAAAGACCCAATGTAAagagtatttgtaaatatatgtaCAAAGCAGTCATTTCTTGGTATGAAACCTCagccacatctttttttttttttatcaaagtcTACTCCCCCTACTCAATAGCTCCTCCTCCTATTCGTCCCTGCCCCAGAGCAGCCAAGTCCAAACAGTGAAGTAATGGCTTGGAGCCCATAGATGTAAGCCTCCATAGCTTACATTGCAggagatgttctctatggaggaGGCTTCATCTGGGTATAGTCAGATCAAGCAGTTGACCCCAGTGTCCTCAGCTTCAGCTTCCTAGGATGGAGAGACACATGGTTGGGGTTCATATTTGGTTTCTGTACGTAGGGCTCTGGATTAATCTAGAATAGGAGGCATTGGTGTTCTTGGTCAGAGTAATATTGCTGATGGAACCTGTAAGACCTGTGTCCCAAGCCCTCTCCGTTGCTACCACTCGGGACCATCTGCTTGTGAAGGGTCTGTTTATCTTGTTTTGTGCAAGGAGACTTGCTGGGCCAGCCTTTAGTGGTCTgtttccatccacccactcaccctcttGCTCATGAAACATGTTCCCATCTTCCATAGGTGAGCTTTGTCCTGCCCCTTTCCATGCCTACAAAGCTCCAAGGGAATTCTTAGGAGGGAGGAGATAGGAAATGGCTAGATGCTCTTAAGAGTCAAGATGAAGCCAGTAGGGTTTGGAGTGACTGCAGGTAAAGGGTGGGATCCTATTCATACAGGATACCTGTGCCTTTTAGAGCCCACGTGTAATACCCACAATGGCTCTGCAACCATCCCCAtaactccccccacctcccataaGAACAAGCCTCAGCTTGACTTAGGGCAGGTGTGGCTCCATAGGACCATGTCCTCTCCATCCTCTCCCATCATGCTCTTCGCCATAGGAAGAGGTGGAGATGCCAAACTGAGCCCCTCTGTAGATAAAAGTTCCCAAAGAGCCATTTATGTGGCATATTTATAGCTATGCATCTGTACAGAATACTTCATAACTTATACATAGTAAATAGTGATTTGTTTTATAGTGTCTCATTTGGAAATGAGGCAGGGTTCTTTTATGTACTGTGAAAAGAGCACCTTTGTATATTTTGTAATACTGCCTTTAAACACAACTCTCTGAGGCCACGCTATACCTCCCTGTAAATATGTAAGTTACACCCCAGGAGGTGGCTTTGCCCTCTgttgattatatatattttttctttttaaaaaaatgggatcCTTGTTCCCATgttaattgtatttttttaaactggttgaggaaagggggaaataaaaatcacaccccaagccccccgccccccgcaagTGTGCTGCTTCCAATTGCAGGGTGACAGGAGGTATCTTTCCCTACTCAAACCTCACCATGCATCACCACGGGAAGCTATGTAGTTTCTGGTGACACTTTGGGACACAGAGGACTTAGTCCCACcttcagttttctcttttccaAGTCATGGGGATAAGCTACTGAGAGCTATGCTAAGCAAAGCATAACATTTTGTAGTTAATGAATGTTACCAGGTTTGGAAGCAAAGACTCGGGTGGAATCTTTGAAATCACACAGTTGATGTTTTGAAACTATGTGCAGGCCATCTTctgtcttgtttttaaaatttctacattagagggggaagggggcagtgagtgggatgtaaattgaataagtaaaaatttaaaaataaaaacaaattaattccAGTACTGTAAACGGTGTTACTTATTTGACTTGGACACCAAAAAATTGTGCACTACAGACCTCCAAGGTCAGCAGGCGGGCCCTGGAATCCCTTGGGGTTCTATGTATAATGTGGACCAAATGAGAAGGTAGGCTTTACTTCCCGACAGCTCAGAAGATGCAGGGCGCCTAGGCCCCACCTTAGCCAGAGCTAATTTATTCTACTATAGCCCACCACTGGCATTATGCTAAAGCAAATGAGTCGTTCAGTCTGGGAGCGGTCGATATGTCCCCCACAGGAGCCCCGGCAAAAACGGGTGGGCAGGGAGGTTCAGGAATTATAGCTTCAGACAGTGTCTACACTTGAGAATCAGTCATCTTGTGCTGTGTAACAAGCAACCCCAAACTCAGGGCTATAAGATGCCGCTCCATTGGTTTACACTAGTCATTGGTTTGGGGTTATAGTCTACATGTCTCAAAACACGCACACATAGATTGGACAGGGAAACTGTTTTGCCCATTTCCTTTGAGCATAGCACTTACATTGGACTGGGCATTATAAGCAATATAGCTAAGATAATTCAAAGAGTACTGGAAGATATGTGTAGCACTAAGCAGAATGACCCTGGTTGATGGATTTTGCTGTGGTGGGCAAGAGCCACTCCTTTTAATAATCATATCAGGATTAGTGTACAGTCCAGGTTCAAAATCTGACACTATAAGGCAAAGGCAGTTAGGTGCAGAGCCCAGGCCTCCAACTGACCTCCAACTGAGTTTAGCATCATACAGTGAGACTTGGCCCCTGGCAGTTGCTTCAGCTACTGCCCTGGAGCTGCTGGCAGTGTAAAACTCTGGATGCATTTTGGCTGAGGATAGCCCAGTGAgatgaaaaataacttttatgaGTAAGAAGTTTGTAAGATGCaccttaagatttttaaaaacagtataaTAGTCTTACATTTTATATTGAGTACCTATTGAAATGACTGAAATATCCTGGATAGTTTGGGTTAAATACAATCTACTAATATTAATTCATCTACTTAATCAGAGGATGGATGTCGGATCTCCTTAAGCTgggtgtgggtgcttggaacctaACTCATATCCCCTGGGAGAGGAACAAgtatttttaactgctgagccatatctccagtctcatacttgtttggtttttcgagacaagatttctttgtagccctagctgtcttggaacttgctctgtagactaggctagcctcaaactcagagatccacctgcttctgcctcctgagtgctgggattaagtgtgtgcgtgtgtgtgtgtgtgtgtgtgtgtgtgtgtgtgtgtgtgcctccacCAGCACGCAGCCtctgtttttcagacagggtcttgctcAGACTtacctggaactccctgtgtagtaGATCAGACTTGTCTGAAACTTAACAGTGATTCTCTTGCCACTGCCTagaaattctgggattatagtagtatgctaccacacctagctcttcttc from Mus musculus strain C57BL/6J chromosome 5, GRCm38.p6 C57BL/6J carries:
- the Slc34a2 gene encoding sodium-dependent phosphate transport protein 2B, with protein sequence MAPWPELENAQPNPGKFIEGASGPQSSIPAKDKEASKTNDNGTPVAKTELLPSYSALVLIEEHPEGTDPWDLPELQDTGIKWSERDTKGKTLCIFQGVGKFILLLGFLYLFVCSLDVLSSAFQLVGGKVAGQFFSNNSIMSNPVAGLVIGVLVTVMVQSSSTSSSIIVSMVASSLLTVRAAIPIIMGANIGTSITNTIVALMQAGDRNEFRRAFAGATVHDFFNWLSVFVLLPLEAATHYLEILTNLVLETFKFQNGEDAPDILKVITDPFTKLIIQLDKKVIQQIAMGDSAAQNKSLIKIWCKSITNVTEMNVTVPSTDNCTSPSYCWTDGIQTWTIQNVTQKENIAKCQHIFVNFSLPDLAVGIILLTVSLVVLCGCLIMIVKLLGSVLRGQVATVIKKTLNTDFPFPFAWLTGYLAILVGAGMTFIVQSSSVFTSAMTPLIGIGVISIERAYPLTLGSNIGTTTTAILAALASPGNTLRSSLQIALCHFFFNISGILLWYPIPFTRLPIRLAKGLGNISAKYRWFAVFYLIFFFFVTPLTVFGLSLAGWPVLVGVGVPIILLLLLVLCLRMLQFRCPRILPLKLRDWNFLPLWMHSLKPWDNVISLATTCFQRRCCCCCRVCCRVCCMVCGCKCCRCSKCCRDQGEEEEEKEQDIPVKASGAFDNAAMSKECQDEGKGQVEVLSMKALSNTTVF